In Calypte anna isolate BGI_N300 chromosome 28, bCalAnn1_v1.p, whole genome shotgun sequence, a single window of DNA contains:
- the DUS3L gene encoding tRNA-dihydrouridine(47) synthase [NAD(P)(+)]-like isoform X1 — protein MAAAAAAAGVAPVSARFLVSKEQFHAYLRARSQPGGQEGAGGEQEENGAEEKKEEEEEKEEEKEKVGSCWGEPPAKRVKSEALGEDGEGREDGRAEEKEEVVEQKRARGQNKSRPCMKPNHYEQIRLCPSVTQGCAEKCYFGSRCRFLHDIREYMATKPADLGHSCVLFETFGKCIYGVTCRFAQAHLGDGYQNIVNVELAKQWEGKALVRNNLPKDLQHQLRKRKFSFRKADEYLRALTKPRGDGGKGGKATGCSVEKEEMSNCTTPREGLGDSPECPVLPEQGEDPKADTLLSPGPTSGEEASSIQTVGPVTDEDVIKLRSCEKKKLEIQGKLYLAPLTTCGNLPFRRVCKRFGADVTCGEMAVCTNLLQGQSSEWALLKRHHTEDIFGVQLEGAFPDTMTKCAELLNQTIEVDFVDINVGCPIDLVYKKGGGCALMTRSNKFEQIVRGMNSVLDIPLTVKIRTGVQEKLNVAHKIIPKIREWGAAMVTLHGRSREQRYTRGADWDYIAECAKIASPMPLFGNGDILSYEDANRAMQMGVSGVMIARGALIKPWLFTEIKEQRHWDISSSERFDILKDFSNYGLEHWGSDTQGVEKTRKFLLEWLSFLCRYIPVGLLEHLPQKINERPPYYMGRDYLETLMASQNVDDWIKISELLLGPVPANFTFLPKHKANSYR, from the exons atggcggcggcagcggcagcggcgggGGTGGCACCGGTCAGTGCCCG GTTCCTGGTCTCCAAGGAGCAGTTCCACGCCTACCTGCGGGCCCGGAGTCAGCCCGGTGGGCAAGAGGGTGCTGGGGGCGAGCAGGAGGAGAACGGGGCcgaggagaagaaggaggaggaggaggagaaggaggaggagaaggagaaggtcGGCAGCTGCTGGGGCGAACCTCCCGCCAAACGGGTGAAGTCAGAAGCCCTCGGTGAGGACGGGGAAGGCCGAGAGGatggcagggcagaggagaaggaggaggtggtggagcagaaACGGGCCCGGGGGCAGAACAAGAGCAGGCCCTGTATGAAACCCAACCACTACGAGCAGATCAGGCTGTGCCCCTCGGTGACACAG GGCTGTGCAGAGAAATGCTACTTCGGCTCACGGTGCCGTTTCCTTCACGACATCAGGGAGTACATGGCCACCAAGCCAGCTGACCTGGGCCACAGCTGTGTGCTCTTTGAGACCTTTGGCAAGTGCATCTATGGTGTCACTTGCCGCTTTGCCCAGGCCCACCTTGGGGATGGCTACCAGAACATTGTCAACGTGGAGCTGGCCAAACAGTGGGAAGGGAAGGCCCTGGTGAGGAACAACCTCCCCAAGGacctccagcaccagctgcGCAAGAGGAAATTCAGCTTCAGGAAGGCTGATGAGTACCTGAGGGCTCTGACCAAGCCCCGTGGTGATGGTGGGAAGGGAGGCAAAGCCACGGGGTGCTctgtggagaaggaggagatgtCCAACTGCACAACTCCCCGGGAGGGCCTCGGAGACAGCCCCGAATGTCCTGTGCTaccagagcagggagaggatcCCAAAGCAGACACCTTGCTGAGTCCTGGCCCCACAAGTGGTGAGGAGGCTTCCTCCATCCAAACAGTGGGGCCAGTGACAGATGAAGATGTGATAAAGCTGCGGTCATGTGAGAAGAAGAAG ctggaaaTCCAAGGCAAGCTGTACTTGGCTCCTCTGACCACG TGTGGAAACCTCCCCTTCAGAAGGGTCTGCAAACGCTTTGGGGCAGATGTCACCTGTGGGGAGATGGCTGTGTGCACAAACCTGCTCCAGGGACAGTCCTCTGAGTGGGCTCTCCTCAAACGGCACCATACTGAGGATATTTTTGGGGTGCAG CTGGAGGGAGCATTTCCAGACACCATGACCAAATGTGCAGAGCTCCTCAACCAGACAATTGAAGTGGATTTTGTGGACATCAATGTTGGGTGTCCCATTGACTTGGTCTACAAGAAG GGAGGAGGTTGTGCTCTGATGACCCGGTCCAACAAGTTCGAACAAATCGTCCGAGGGATGAATTCA GTCCTGGATATCCCACTGACTGTGAAGATACGGACAGGGGTGCAAGAAAAGCTCAACGTGGCTCACAAAATCATCCCCAAGATCCGGGAGTGGGGAGCAGCCATGGTCACG CTTCACGGCCGATCCAGGGAGCAGAGGTACACGAGGGGTGCTGACTGGGACTACATAGCAGAATGTGCTAAAATAGCAAGCCCCATGCCTCTTTTTG GAAATGGGGATATTTTGTCTTATGAAGATGCTAATCGAGCCATGCAGATGGGAGTTTCAGGAGTTATGATTGCAAG GGGGGCACTCATCAAACCATGGCTTTTCACTGAGATTAAGGAACAGAGACACTGGGATATCTCCTCCAGTGAGAGGTTTGATATCCTCAAAGACTTCAGCAACTATGGCCTTGAGCACTGGGGCTCAGACACTCAGGGAGTGGAGAAGACCAGAAAGTTCCTGCTGGAATGGCTCTCGTTCCTGTGCAG GTATATTCCAGTTGGTTTATTAGAACACCTACCTCAGAAAATAAACGAGCGGCCACCTTACTACATGGGGAGAGATTACCTGGAGACACTGATGGCAAGCCAAAACGTGGATGATTGGATTAAAATCAG tgaGCTGCTTCTGGGACCTGTGCCTGCCAACTTCACCTTCCTGCCTAAACACAAGGCAAATTCCTACAGATAG
- the DUS3L gene encoding tRNA-dihydrouridine(47) synthase [NAD(P)(+)]-like isoform X2 — MKPNHYEQIRLCPSVTQGCAEKCYFGSRCRFLHDIREYMATKPADLGHSCVLFETFGKCIYGVTCRFAQAHLGDGYQNIVNVELAKQWEGKALVRNNLPKDLQHQLRKRKFSFRKADEYLRALTKPRGDGGKGGKATGCSVEKEEMSNCTTPREGLGDSPECPVLPEQGEDPKADTLLSPGPTSGEEASSIQTVGPVTDEDVIKLRSCEKKKLEIQGKLYLAPLTTCGNLPFRRVCKRFGADVTCGEMAVCTNLLQGQSSEWALLKRHHTEDIFGVQLEGAFPDTMTKCAELLNQTIEVDFVDINVGCPIDLVYKKGGGCALMTRSNKFEQIVRGMNSVLDIPLTVKIRTGVQEKLNVAHKIIPKIREWGAAMVTLHGRSREQRYTRGADWDYIAECAKIASPMPLFGNGDILSYEDANRAMQMGVSGVMIARGALIKPWLFTEIKEQRHWDISSSERFDILKDFSNYGLEHWGSDTQGVEKTRKFLLEWLSFLCRYIPVGLLEHLPQKINERPPYYMGRDYLETLMASQNVDDWIKISELLLGPVPANFTFLPKHKANSYR; from the exons ATGAAACCCAACCACTACGAGCAGATCAGGCTGTGCCCCTCGGTGACACAG GGCTGTGCAGAGAAATGCTACTTCGGCTCACGGTGCCGTTTCCTTCACGACATCAGGGAGTACATGGCCACCAAGCCAGCTGACCTGGGCCACAGCTGTGTGCTCTTTGAGACCTTTGGCAAGTGCATCTATGGTGTCACTTGCCGCTTTGCCCAGGCCCACCTTGGGGATGGCTACCAGAACATTGTCAACGTGGAGCTGGCCAAACAGTGGGAAGGGAAGGCCCTGGTGAGGAACAACCTCCCCAAGGacctccagcaccagctgcGCAAGAGGAAATTCAGCTTCAGGAAGGCTGATGAGTACCTGAGGGCTCTGACCAAGCCCCGTGGTGATGGTGGGAAGGGAGGCAAAGCCACGGGGTGCTctgtggagaaggaggagatgtCCAACTGCACAACTCCCCGGGAGGGCCTCGGAGACAGCCCCGAATGTCCTGTGCTaccagagcagggagaggatcCCAAAGCAGACACCTTGCTGAGTCCTGGCCCCACAAGTGGTGAGGAGGCTTCCTCCATCCAAACAGTGGGGCCAGTGACAGATGAAGATGTGATAAAGCTGCGGTCATGTGAGAAGAAGAAG ctggaaaTCCAAGGCAAGCTGTACTTGGCTCCTCTGACCACG TGTGGAAACCTCCCCTTCAGAAGGGTCTGCAAACGCTTTGGGGCAGATGTCACCTGTGGGGAGATGGCTGTGTGCACAAACCTGCTCCAGGGACAGTCCTCTGAGTGGGCTCTCCTCAAACGGCACCATACTGAGGATATTTTTGGGGTGCAG CTGGAGGGAGCATTTCCAGACACCATGACCAAATGTGCAGAGCTCCTCAACCAGACAATTGAAGTGGATTTTGTGGACATCAATGTTGGGTGTCCCATTGACTTGGTCTACAAGAAG GGAGGAGGTTGTGCTCTGATGACCCGGTCCAACAAGTTCGAACAAATCGTCCGAGGGATGAATTCA GTCCTGGATATCCCACTGACTGTGAAGATACGGACAGGGGTGCAAGAAAAGCTCAACGTGGCTCACAAAATCATCCCCAAGATCCGGGAGTGGGGAGCAGCCATGGTCACG CTTCACGGCCGATCCAGGGAGCAGAGGTACACGAGGGGTGCTGACTGGGACTACATAGCAGAATGTGCTAAAATAGCAAGCCCCATGCCTCTTTTTG GAAATGGGGATATTTTGTCTTATGAAGATGCTAATCGAGCCATGCAGATGGGAGTTTCAGGAGTTATGATTGCAAG GGGGGCACTCATCAAACCATGGCTTTTCACTGAGATTAAGGAACAGAGACACTGGGATATCTCCTCCAGTGAGAGGTTTGATATCCTCAAAGACTTCAGCAACTATGGCCTTGAGCACTGGGGCTCAGACACTCAGGGAGTGGAGAAGACCAGAAAGTTCCTGCTGGAATGGCTCTCGTTCCTGTGCAG GTATATTCCAGTTGGTTTATTAGAACACCTACCTCAGAAAATAAACGAGCGGCCACCTTACTACATGGGGAGAGATTACCTGGAGACACTGATGGCAAGCCAAAACGTGGATGATTGGATTAAAATCAG tgaGCTGCTTCTGGGACCTGTGCCTGCCAACTTCACCTTCCTGCCTAAACACAAGGCAAATTCCTACAGATAG